One part of the Leptolyngbya sp. CCY15150 genome encodes these proteins:
- a CDS encoding VOC family protein, giving the protein MAHARFHLAFPVANVADTKTFYAEGLGCQVGRETAQSVILNLMGHQLVAHVTEEPIQPQRGIYPRHFGLVFDAEADWEALLERSQRAGLTFYQAPKRRFPGSLLDHRTFFLVDPFQNLLEFKYYCHPEAIFGAAELAEIGDR; this is encoded by the coding sequence ATGGCCCATGCACGGTTTCATCTTGCCTTTCCCGTGGCCAACGTGGCCGATACCAAAACGTTTTATGCCGAGGGTCTCGGTTGTCAAGTAGGTCGCGAGACCGCTCAATCGGTGATTCTGAACCTTATGGGACATCAACTGGTGGCCCACGTCACCGAGGAGCCGATCCAGCCCCAGCGCGGCATTTATCCTCGCCATTTTGGTCTAGTGTTTGATGCGGAAGCAGATTGGGAAGCGCTGCTAGAGCGATCGCAACGGGCAGGACTCACCTTCTATCAAGCTCCCAAGCGCCGCTTTCCTGGCTCCCTGCTCGACCATCGCACCTTTTTCCTGGTCGATCCGTTTCAGAACCTGCTGGAGTTTAAGTACTATTGCCATCCAGAAGCCATCTTTGGCGCGGCGGAGTTGGCAGAAATTGGCGATCGCTAG